The nucleotide sequence GTTCGATGGCCGCAGTCGGACAAAGTTGGTTCTCCGCGGCCGTGTCGACGGCGGTGTAGTTGGGGTCCAGGTAACCCGTGCAGATGTCGCAATACCCACACATGTCAAAGCACTGAACACACTTGACCGCGGATTCATCCAGAACGCATTCGGTTGCACATCGGCTGCATCCCACACAGCGATCCGGGTCGATCTGCCAACGCATTTCTTGTCCGACCGCTGAGCGTCCGGCCACTCCCCCGGCAACGGCACCAACCGCCAAAACGCCGACAGCCCGAGTCATATCACCGACAAATTGACGCCGTGATTCGCGATGATCCGCGTTCATCATCGTTGCTTCCTTGGACGTGAATCCGACCGCGACGGTTGGCGAATCTGACATGCCACGCTTAAGCGACACTGGTCACAGCCCGTTCCCTGGTCGATACAGCGTCCCGACATTCTTCGCTGCACAAGAAAGTACGCGATCAGTGCAATCACCAACGTCGTACCACCACGCATCCATTGTCGGAACCATTCCCGGCGATCGATGAATCGCCTGTTCGGATGATTGCTCGTTTGCCGTTTGGGATCGTTCATGGGAATCATCTCAGTTGCCTGCAAGTTCCAAATCGTCGGCCATGCGTGCCTGGGCAAAGACGCGGACACAGTGCTGCAGCGGATCGAGAACCAAGATTTCGCCGGCGGAGTTTGATGCGACGTCGAAAATGGCCGGCGTCATGTCGGTACGTGGATCGCCCAAGCGACTGGAATCCACCTGCAGGTCCTCCGACGCGGCCACCAATCCATCGAACTGCCCATCGGCGGTATAGACCTTGATGCGCGGGATGCCTTTTTCGCTGGTCAAGAACCGGCCGTCGGGCAGACGGGATAAATGGACGGGGTTGCAACAACCGAAAAAGCTTTCGACATCGACACCGCTTTCGCCCCAGGCCAGTTCAAACTTCCCGTCCGACGAATAAGTCTCCACGCGATGAAGCCCCGGATTGACGACGTACAACAAACCGTCGTCGGAGGAAAGCAATTCGAAATGATTGCTGGGAACGTTGAAACGCCGTCCATCGGGAACTCGATCAGATCCATTCCATTGGTTCATCAGCCCCGCGGAATGATCAAAATGATGAACCAAACGTTGCCCCGCATCGGCTAGATAGACACCGGCATCGGACATCGCGATGGCGGTGATAATCGCGTCGGCCGACATCGAAGCCCACGGTGTCACTTGACGTGATGCGAAATCGACGCGATGCACCTGGTTGGCCGATGCCACCAGAATCGATGGCACTTCGCCGGACGCAGCGGAATCGATTGTCGCGCATTGTGGAACGAATGACAGTTCCATTGCCCCGTGTACTTTGCCATTCTGATCCATCCATACCACGTCGCCTTGCTGATCCGATCGACGCCCCAGGACCAGAATGAAGTCGGCACTGGAAACCTCGATCGCAATGGGGTCCTGCAACGCCAATGAAATCTCTCGGACCTGTTTCCACTCGAATGAATCAGCGTTGGGACGCAGATGTGGATCCAAATCTAGCTGAAACGCGGAGCCCGGAATGTCGGGATTAACGCGTCGATCAACCACCAAGTAGCCTGCAGCACCGATGATCGCGATGGTCGCGACAACGATCGGGATAGCATGCATTCGATTCATCACTTTGTCCCGTGTTTAGTTCTGAGGTTCGGATGCCGGCAGAAGGTCCAAACACGCCATCCGAGTCATTTCACGCAGAATCAATTTTCCATCCACGATTGCCATCGGCCCCCAAGCGTCATGTCCATCGGGAAAGATCTCGGCCTGCGCGATGGGTTCGTAGGATTTGGTATTGGCTTGAACCGCCGTCAACGTGCCATGATCATCCAATAACCAAATTTTGTTGTCCGCAATCAGATAAGGTCCGTGCCCGAATCGATCCCGCCCGCTGGACCAAACTTCGTTTCCATCCAAATCCATACAGACCAACACGCCGCCACCTCGTTTGC is from Crateriforma conspicua and encodes:
- a CDS encoding NHL repeat-containing protein, with translation MNRMHAIPIVVATIAIIGAAGYLVVDRRVNPDIPGSAFQLDLDPHLRPNADSFEWKQVREISLALQDPIAIEVSSADFILVLGRRSDQQGDVVWMDQNGKVHGAMELSFVPQCATIDSAASGEVPSILVASANQVHRVDFASRQVTPWASMSADAIITAIAMSDAGVYLADAGQRLVHHFDHSAGLMNQWNGSDRVPDGRRFNVPSNHFELLSSDDGLLYVVNPGLHRVETYSSDGKFELAWGESGVDVESFFGCCNPVHLSRLPDGRFLTSEKGIPRIKVYTADGQFDGLVAASEDLQVDSSRLGDPRTDMTPAIFDVASNSAGEILVLDPLQHCVRVFAQARMADDLELAGN
- a CDS encoding Mtc1 family protein; amino-acid sequence: MNDPKRQTSNHPNRRFIDRREWFRQWMRGGTTLVIALIAYFLVQRRMSGRCIDQGTGCDQCRLSVACQIRQPSRSDSRPRKQR
- a CDS encoding 4Fe-4S binding protein translates to MMNADHRESRRQFVGDMTRAVGVLAVGAVAGGVAGRSAVGQEMRWQIDPDRCVGCSRCATECVLDESAVKCVQCFDMCGYCDICTGYLDPNYTAVDTAAENQLCPTAAIERRFVEEKAGQKFYEYTIDPEACIGCGKCVKGCALMNGSLYLQVMQDKCVNCNECAISRACPTEAFLQVPAERPYLLKRQAQELLTNRPTPTNQSKALLHQVTLR